DNA from Pseudomonas putida:
GCCTGCCAGTTGCTGCAGGTGGCGCGCCAGGAGCTGATTGGCCGGCGCAGCACGGACCTGCTCGGTGAGCGTTCACCTGCGTTTATTGCACGCCTGTGGCAGGGCGGCGTGAGCAGCGTGCAAACCGCCAAGGGCGAGTTCTACTTCCGTGCCCTGCAGCTGCCGCGCCATGGCCGGGTCAATGGCAGTACGCCGGCAAGCAAGCCGACGCTGAGCAAGCAGTCGCCCGCGCTCGACGCGCTGGCCGGTGGTGACCCACGGCTGGCGCGCAACCTGCGCATGGCCCGCCAAGGGTTGGGCAATGGCCTGCCGGTGCTGCTGCTGGGCGAGACCGGTACCGGTAAGGAAGTGGTCGCCCGAGCCTTGCACCAGGCCAGCCCGCGTGCCGACAAACCGTTCGTGGCCGTCAACTGCGCGGCCATCCCCGAAGGGCTGATCGAGTCCGAGCTGTTCGGCTACCGCGAGGGTGCTTTCACAGGCTCCCGCCGGGGCGGCATGGTCGGGCGGCTGATGCAGGCCCATGGTGGCACACTGTTCCTCGACGAAATCGGCGACATGCCGCTGGCCTTGCAGGCGCGCCTATTGCGGGTATTGCAAGAGCGCCGTGTGGCGCCGCTGGGTGCCGGCGACGAGCAGGACATCGACGTGGCGTTGATTTGCGCCACCCACCGCGACCTCAAGCGTTTAGTGCAGGAGCAGCACTTCCGCGAAGACCTGTACTACCGGGTCAACGGCGTGTCGCTGCGCCTGCCGGCGCTGCGCGAGCGTGACGACCTGGCGGCGATCATTCAAGGCCTGCTGGACAAGTCCGATGCCCGTGGCGTCACGCTAGACCCGGCGTTGGCGGCATTGCTCGAAGGCTTCGACTGGCCAGGCAACATCCGCCAGCTGGAAATGGTGGTGCGCACGGCACTGGCCATGCGCGAGAACGGCGAGCAGGTGCTGACGCTGGACCACCTCACCGATTGCCTACTGGACGAGTTGGCCAGCGGCTCGGCGCCCTCCGGCAGCCTCAAGGACAACGAGCTGGAGCTGATCCGTGGCGCCCTTGCGCGCCACCAGGGCAATGTGTCGGCTGCCGCCGAAGCACTGGGCATCAGCAGGGCGACGCTGTACCGCAAGCTCAAACAGTTGCGCGGCTGAACCATGGGCCCATTGTTCGCAAAGCTGGTGGAGTCCAGCGACCCTGTACTCATGCGCCAGGCGTTGGCCTGGCTGTATGGTTTCGTGCGCCCGCACCGGCGCGCCATCGGCCTGCTGCTGGGTTTGTCGCTGGGCGCCTCGTTGCTGGCCCTGGCGCAACCTTGGCTGGTCAAGACGCTGATC
Protein-coding regions in this window:
- a CDS encoding sigma-54-dependent Fis family transcriptional regulator, whose protein sequence is MARQLITNAHDPLHESRQARLKLASEGELPLGMLRDEIDASWRRSLGHGLDCLQGEQVGLGLEQGHDLRMLLERNRLLVDAVTPELDYLVARQGKAGIVILGDAQANVLAIEGQTHVLSREGLRDLHPGSCWSESLRGTNAIGTAVVEGRPTLINCGEHYLDRLSPFSCTSVPLRDPRGEVIGVLDITREGVMAQPQDSLSTLMLAAGNIESRMFGLCHPDQLVLAFHSRPQYLNSAWHGLLALSLDGEVLAANDSACQLLQVARQELIGRRSTDLLGERSPAFIARLWQGGVSSVQTAKGEFYFRALQLPRHGRVNGSTPASKPTLSKQSPALDALAGGDPRLARNLRMARQGLGNGLPVLLLGETGTGKEVVARALHQASPRADKPFVAVNCAAIPEGLIESELFGYREGAFTGSRRGGMVGRLMQAHGGTLFLDEIGDMPLALQARLLRVLQERRVAPLGAGDEQDIDVALICATHRDLKRLVQEQHFREDLYYRVNGVSLRLPALRERDDLAAIIQGLLDKSDARGVTLDPALAALLEGFDWPGNIRQLEMVVRTALAMRENGEQVLTLDHLTDCLLDELASGSAPSGSLKDNELELIRGALARHQGNVSAAAEALGISRATLYRKLKQLRG